One Candidatus Poribacteria bacterium DNA window includes the following coding sequences:
- a CDS encoding GNAT family N-acetyltransferase, protein MIRNYKSSDLQTLRQITAICFEKVSIDKNIEDRFGRIGDIGWEERKMSHIDDDTAANPDGLFVAEVEGEIAGYITTRLNRSTRIGSIPNLAVLPKFQRRGIGRRLIEKALSYLQAEGMLYARIETLEQNPIGTSFYPAMGFTEVARQIHYIQPLSKSDLQ, encoded by the coding sequence ATGATCCGAAACTATAAATCGAGCGATCTGCAAACACTTCGACAGATTACCGCTATCTGTTTTGAGAAGGTGTCCATAGACAAAAATATCGAAGACCGGTTTGGGCGTATTGGCGATATAGGCTGGGAAGAACGCAAAATGTCCCATATTGATGACGATACAGCAGCGAACCCGGATGGGCTTTTTGTAGCGGAGGTTGAAGGGGAAATTGCTGGTTACATCACAACCCGACTTAACCGCTCAACACGCATCGGTAGTATTCCGAACCTCGCTGTACTACCGAAGTTTCAACGTCGTGGCATCGGTAGGCGACTCATTGAAAAAGCGTTGTCGTATTTGCAAGCAGAAGGGATGCTTTATGCGCGCATTGAAACTCTGGAACAGAACCCTATAGGTACCAGTTTTTATCCGGCTATGGGTTTCACTGAAGTTGCAAGGCAGATTCACTATATCCAACCGCTATCAAAATCGGACCTACAATGA
- the trpD gene encoding anthranilate phosphoribosyltransferase, whose product MIREAIQKVMAGDALTETEMIDTMNEIMEGETTDAQIACFLTALRLKGETIAEITGGTRAMRAKATPVPTLHTPDLQATPKVPRLVDTCSTGGTGLNHFNISTTSAIVTAGAGVPVAKHGNRGVTRQSGSANVLMALGVNIEIGPKHVGRCIDEVGIGFLFAPTLHGAMKYAIGPRREIGIRTIFNAIAPLTNPAGPQAQVIGVYAPELTEAHANALNSLGCQHAFIVRGDDGLDDFTTTTTSRVSELRNGTVETYTLDPTSLGIPRAEPEALLGGAPEENAEMIVNLLKGEEGPKRDIVVLNAGAAITASGKADSLAAGTELASESIDSGEALAKLEALKSVSNS is encoded by the coding sequence GTGATCCGTGAAGCAATTCAAAAGGTTATGGCAGGGGATGCCTTAACCGAAACAGAAATGATTGACACCATGAACGAAATCATGGAAGGTGAGACGACAGACGCTCAGATTGCCTGTTTTCTTACTGCATTGCGACTTAAAGGCGAAACAATAGCAGAGATTACAGGAGGAACACGTGCCATGCGCGCTAAAGCCACGCCTGTTCCAACACTTCATACACCTGACTTGCAGGCTACACCCAAAGTCCCACGACTTGTTGATACGTGTAGTACAGGTGGTACAGGTTTGAACCATTTCAACATCTCAACAACTTCCGCCATTGTTACCGCCGGAGCAGGTGTGCCGGTCGCAAAGCACGGCAACCGAGGTGTGACACGACAGAGCGGCAGTGCGAACGTACTTATGGCGTTAGGCGTGAACATTGAAATTGGTCCTAAACACGTCGGACGATGCATTGATGAAGTCGGCATCGGTTTTCTATTCGCACCAACACTGCACGGAGCGATGAAATACGCCATCGGACCGCGGCGCGAGATCGGAATTCGGACGATTTTCAATGCCATAGCACCGCTGACCAATCCGGCAGGACCGCAGGCACAGGTGATCGGTGTCTACGCACCAGAACTGACTGAGGCACATGCGAATGCACTGAATAGTCTCGGATGTCAGCACGCATTTATTGTGCGTGGAGATGACGGTTTGGACGACTTCACGACGACTACAACCTCTCGCGTCTCCGAACTTCGAAACGGCACTGTTGAAACCTATACCCTTGATCCCACATCACTCGGAATTCCAAGGGCGGAACCCGAAGCACTTCTGGGTGGTGCACCGGAGGAGAACGCTGAAATGATAGTCAATCTCCTAAAGGGTGAAGAGGGACCCAAACGCGACATTGTTGTGCTAAATGCTGGGGCAGCGATTACTGCCAGTGGGAAAGCAGATAGCCTTGCTGCTGGGACCGAACTTGCCTCAGAATCCATTGACTCGGGCGAAGCATTGGCAAAACTGGAGGCTCTGAAGTCAGTGTCGAACAGTTAA
- the trpC gene encoding indole-3-glycerol phosphate synthase TrpC: MILDTIIAHKQKELAAEQKLVPIAKLETKIANLPPTRNFRDAITGKGTVKLIAEVKKKSPSKGIIREDFDPVSIADIYVENGAAAISVLTDKHFFAGELGYLRAIREIVDVPLLRKDFTIDVYHIYQARAAGADAILLIVAALTAAELRTFMNIAEALSLACLVEVHTREELAIALDVDAQIIGINNRDLRTFHTDIATTFRLREAIPADKVVVSESGIYSREDVMRLQEAGVQAMLVGESLMRSPDIGEQVRHLLDY, encoded by the coding sequence TTGATATTAGACACTATCATTGCCCATAAACAGAAGGAACTCGCAGCCGAACAGAAGTTGGTGCCGATTGCTAAATTGGAAACGAAGATCGCAAATCTTCCACCAACGCGGAATTTTCGCGATGCCATTACAGGCAAAGGGACCGTTAAACTTATCGCGGAGGTGAAGAAAAAGTCACCCAGTAAAGGCATTATCCGCGAAGATTTCGATCCGGTGTCAATTGCCGATATCTACGTCGAAAACGGCGCTGCTGCGATCTCTGTGTTAACAGACAAACATTTTTTTGCAGGTGAACTCGGCTACCTGCGCGCAATCCGAGAAATCGTTGATGTACCGCTCCTCCGAAAAGATTTCACAATTGATGTATATCATATCTACCAAGCTCGCGCAGCGGGGGCGGATGCCATTTTACTGATTGTGGCAGCATTGACAGCCGCAGAGTTGCGGACGTTCATGAATATTGCAGAGGCGTTATCACTGGCGTGTTTGGTGGAGGTGCACACACGAGAAGAATTAGCCATCGCGTTGGACGTGGATGCCCAGATAATTGGTATCAACAACCGAGATTTACGCACATTTCATACGGATATTGCGACAACGTTCCGTTTACGTGAAGCCATTCCAGCGGATAAAGTCGTGGTGAGTGAAAGCGGCATCTATTCGCGTGAAGACGTGATGCGACTACAGGAGGCGGGTGTGCAAGCAATGCTTGTTGGTGAGTCATTGATGCGGAGCCCTGACATTGGTGAACAGGTTCGACATCTTTTAGACTATTAA
- a CDS encoding transposase — protein sequence YAGYEAMCAHLSDFKKTTHPHWNALPSQAIQQELQRIHLAYDRFFKKLGGRPNIKKRHKFKSITFPGEAGWSLKNNRITLTFRKWEKGKWRFDKVPYTFHKHRQWHGSISRITLKRDNCGDYWLCLITTYTDFRPLPTTGKSVGADFGMKDAYLTLSTGEKKQHPHPLKQSLKKLRTLNKSLSRKVKGSNSWWRCVRVITRLYRKISNQRKDFHWQLASELCKKFDTIAIETLNLEGMKRLWGRKVSDLAFSEFVEILKYKCRKHKRLLKQVGQWTATTKPCSDCGFHNETLTLNDRQWRCPDCGSHHDRDINAALNILRAGIATI from the coding sequence CGTATGCCGGTTATGAGGCAATGTGCGCGCACTTGAGTGATTTCAAAAAGACGACGCACCCGCATTGGAATGCTTTGCCAAGCCAAGCAATTCAACAAGAGTTGCAACGTATCCATTTGGCATATGATCGGTTTTTCAAGAAACTCGGGGGTAGACCGAACATCAAAAAGAGACACAAGTTCAAGTCTATCACCTTTCCAGGAGAAGCGGGGTGGTCTCTGAAAAATAATCGTATCACGCTCACCTTCCGTAAGTGGGAGAAGGGTAAGTGGCGATTTGATAAAGTACCATATACTTTCCATAAGCACCGCCAGTGGCATGGAAGTATCAGTCGTATCACACTCAAGCGAGACAATTGCGGAGACTATTGGCTCTGCCTAATCACAACCTACACGGATTTTAGACCGCTGCCGACAACAGGTAAAAGCGTTGGGGCAGACTTCGGCATGAAAGACGCATACTTGACCCTCAGCACGGGTGAGAAAAAACAACACCCGCACCCTTTGAAACAGTCCTTAAAGAAACTGCGAACCCTCAACAAAAGCCTTTCGCGTAAAGTTAAAGGTTCTAACAGTTGGTGGCGGTGTGTGAGAGTAATCACACGTCTGTATCGGAAAATCAGCAACCAACGCAAAGACTTTCATTGGCAACTCGCCTCTGAACTGTGTAAGAAGTTTGATACCATCGCCATTGAAACATTGAACCTTGAGGGTATGAAACGCTTGTGGGGACGTAAAGTTTCTGACCTCGCCTTCTCCGAGTTTGTTGAGATATTGAAGTATAAGTGTCGTAAACATAAGCGTCTTTTAAAACAGGTTGGTCAGTGGACTGCGACCACGAAACCGTGTAGCGATTGTGGGTTTCATAACGAAACGCTAACTTTGAACGATAGGCAGTGGAGGTGTCCCGATTGTGGTTCACACCACGACAGAGACATCAACGCTGCGCTAAACATTTTGCGGGCAGGGATAGCCACTATTTAG
- a CDS encoding DUF523 domain-containing protein, translating to MKVVISACLLGIRCRYDGGDSRNETAIKQRKTYELIPVCPEESGGLPTPRPPAEIVGGDGSDVLDGKAKVMTAEGMDVTEAYLKGAHHALQVAQSNEATHVVLKARSPSCGCGDIYDGTFSGTLMPGDGVTTALLKRHGITVTSL from the coding sequence ATGAAAGTCGTCATTAGTGCTTGTCTCCTTGGCATCCGCTGCCGATATGACGGCGGGGACAGCCGAAACGAAACAGCGATAAAACAACGGAAGACGTATGAACTTATCCCTGTCTGTCCTGAGGAATCAGGTGGGTTGCCAACACCACGTCCGCCTGCAGAGATTGTCGGCGGTGATGGCAGTGATGTTCTCGATGGCAAGGCAAAGGTTATGACTGCTGAAGGTATGGACGTAACGGAAGCCTATTTGAAAGGTGCTCACCACGCTTTGCAGGTTGCACAATCAAACGAAGCGACACATGTAGTTCTGAAAGCGAGGAGTCCATCTTGTGGCTGTGGCGACATCTACGATGGCACTTTTTCAGGGACTCTCATGCCCGGGGACGGTGTAACCACTGCCCTCCTGAAACGACACGGTATTACCGTTACTTCCTTGTAA